Part of the Bacteroidota bacterium genome is shown below.
GGATTAGGATATACTGAAAGATCTACTTTAAATAAATCGTACTTATCATTACCCAGAGGATCTTTTTGAATCTCCAGATCATCAATAATCCATCCCCATCCTACAGCCTCTGCATCTGAAAATAATCGAAACCTTATCAGTATTTCATCCCCGACATTGAAGAAGTCTGTTGTTCGGGTTTTGTGGGTAATAAAATTAACTTTTGATGGCTTTCCCGATATATTATAAATATTTGTCCAATTACTATTAAAATTAGCATCATATGGAGTAACAAGCTGTTTCCAGTCTACTCCGTTAACTGATCCCTCAATTGTAACATAATCCCAAAATTTAAAGTCAGGGTATGATGTTCCCTCATCTCCGGGTTCAATAATTGCTACATCTCTATACGAAATATCAGGATATTCACCATCAACTATTATTGGAGTATTCAAATACAACTCTAGAGATTTATTCTTTATATATGGATGACTACTTTGCAGAGCCTTACTGTCAAAACCTGTTGCCTGAGAAATATTAAAACCATCACCATAAAATTCATCTGAAATTGGGCCTAAAAATTCAAAATTTGTCAAATAAGACTTAGCCGAAGGTTTTAGGGGAAGACCGACAACTGAGGCTTTGTTTTCAAACTCATTCTCATCAATTATTGAAACTACCCTGATTTGATTATTTCCACTTTCTATCTCCACCAACAGTTCCTGGGAACTTCCTTCTGAAACATTATTGAATTCCTGTTTAAGTTCCTCTCCCACATAAACTATTACTTTGTCGTACGAGCTTCTGTATCCAAGGTTTATCTTCGAAAATTGCTTTGAATCTTCGAAATAGTAAGTCGCGTTCAAGTTTAATGGCATTGCAACCGAAGGAGGCTCATACCCGGAAAGCTCAGAAATTGAAACACTCCATACTCCCCTGCCATGAGTTCCTACTACTATTTCATCATTTACAATTAACATATCATAAACAGAAACAGGAGGCATTCCGGTATTAGCATAACTCCATGAAACTCCATTATCTCTTGATTCAATAATTCCTATTTCTGTTCCTACCCATATAATATCCGTGTTATATGGCATAACCAGTAAATCAAAAACTGCAACATCAGGGAAACCATTGAGGCTTTCCCCCTTAGTACCACCAACAAATCCACTTAAATCCTCCCAGCTCTTACCCAGATTACTTGTTCTTAGTATTTTTGCATTTCCTGAACTTGAAAACAGTGCATATGCAGTATTTTTATCAGTTGGATGAGTAGTAAAACCAGACAATTTACTCTTTGCATATTCACTGGTAGTGGCAGAAGTAAAACTTTTTCCAAAATTATCAGAAACATACATAGGTAAAGAAGATTGTAGCGATGTACCCGTCCACACAATACTTGGATCGGCCAAAGAAACTTTTATCTCAGTTAAACTTGACTCTCCTTCAAAACCAGTTGGCATAGAAATTTCCTCCCATGATTTTCCAAAATCTTCGGTTCGCCAAACAGCATCTTTACTAAAAGTGAACACCAAATCGGAGTATTGCTTGGATTGGGCCAATTTCGTGAAAAATGGTGCATTATCACTTCCTCTTTCTACATCGGCTATCCAAGCTGTACTACCTAAATTTTCAATTCCCGAATGAGTAATGGCTATATTATTATACTGGGAAGTTAACATCACTTTATTTTCATCATTATAATTCCAGACTACATCAAAACCGTCTCCTCCAAAAACAAAATCCCACGCATTATTCGAAGTTGGGTTCACCGGCGACAAATAGCAGCTGTTATCCTGCATTCCTCCTATATATCTGCTTTTCCCATTAGCTTTATCCACACCATAAAACTGACTTGTAATAAAACCGTCTGTTGGCTGCGTAAATGTTTCACCATTATCGTCAGTGTAACACACTCCCCCGTCATTAGTTCCTACTAAGCGGTATTTTTCAGCATTATCGTCGAGCTTTGCCACTGCAAAATAATGATTATCTACATGAGTTCCTTTGCGCAAAGAAGGGTCAGCACCATAATTATTTGTCAATGTTGTAACACTTAGACTTCCGGTAAAATTGTATTCTAACCTGTATATATCAACTCCAGCTATATAAAATATATCTTCATCATAGGGATCAGCTATAATTGCATTATCATACCAACCCTGGCCTCCAAGTAAATCAACATTTACGCTTGACTCCTTCCAGGTTTCTCCCTTATCTGTCGACTTGTATACTTCCGGAGGATCTGCATCAACCGAAGCAAACAACTTATCTGTATCTACCGGAGATACAGCTATTTCAATCCTCCCGCTACCTTTCAATCCTCCTGCAGGAAGTTCCCAACTTTCGCCTGAATCAGTTGATTTGATTATTCCATATCCGTTTACTGAGGCATACTGAATACTAAAATCATTGGGGTCGCATATTATCTGCTGAACTTTTTTGGAAGTAGTATACTTCTTATCCCATGTTTGCCCTCCATCTGTTGATTTCCATATTCCACTTCCATTAGAAGAATTATATC
Proteins encoded:
- a CDS encoding T9SS type A sorting domain-containing protein, with product MRKSVTFLSILIILISFVFTENKVEEAPVDSSVEKSNIPKLYSQRKSYVKGKLKKDSPNLFADYHRQIRTEIGAIKPKYSSNYRVEELDKALLRAPLRKKAGLDWISRGPGNVGGRSRGIIIDPDDSSANTWYIAAVGGGVWKTIDAGENWRELTSGIGSLSASYMAMAASNHNVIYLGTGEGFGNLDALGGQGMWKTTDRGNTWNQISSTASGSFGIINRIIVDPDNENILLAATSSHRYNSSNGSGIWKSTDGGQTWDKKYTTSKKVQQIICDPNDFSIQYASVNGYGIIKSTDSGESWELPAGGLKGSGRIEIAVSPVDTDKLFASVDADPPEVYKSTDKGETWKESSVNVDLLGGQGWYDNAIIADPYDEDIFYIAGVDIYRLEYNFTGSLSVTTLTNNYGADPSLRKGTHVDNHYFAVAKLDDNAEKYRLVGTNDGGVCYTDDNGETFTQPTDGFITSQFYGVDKANGKSRYIGGMQDNSCYLSPVNPTSNNAWDFVFGGDGFDVVWNYNDENKVMLTSQYNNIAITHSGIENLGSTAWIADVERGSDNAPFFTKLAQSKQYSDLVFTFSKDAVWRTEDFGKSWEEISMPTGFEGESSLTEIKVSLADPSIVWTGTSLQSSLPMYVSDNFGKSFTSATTSEYAKSKLSGFTTHPTDKNTAYALFSSSGNAKILRTSNLGKSWEDLSGFVGGTKGESLNGFPDVAVFDLLVMPYNTDIIWVGTEIGIIESRDNGVSWSYANTGMPPVSVYDMLIVNDEIVVGTHGRGVWSVSISELSGYEPPSVAMPLNLNATYYFEDSKQFSKINLGYRSSYDKVIVYVGEELKQEFNNVSEGSSQELLVEIESGNNQIRVVSIIDENEFENKASVVGLPLKPSAKSYLTNFEFLGPISDEFYGDGFNISQATGFDSKALQSSHPYIKNKSLELYLNTPIIVDGEYPDISYRDVAIIEPGDEGTSYPDFKFWDYVTIEGSVNGVDWKQLVTPYDANFNSNWTNIYNISGKPSKVNFITHKTRTTDFFNVGDEILIRFRLFSDAEAVGWGWIIDDLEIQKDPLGNDKYDLFKVDLSVYPNPVNSNSKVNLPEKMIGEKLKFELHDIGGRLINSGEFNSETEESILPFKVSGLRTGNYIFSVYTDEYFAREKLLKAN